A region of the Thermodesulfobacteriota bacterium genome:
TCCCGCTTCCTCAGGTGTTAGATCAATTTGGGCCATAGTTTTCACCGCAACTGCTAAGCTATTCTAACTGACTTATACCTGTTAGATAAAACCTTATATGCTGCTGGGAACACGTGCATAATTTATTGCAGATTCAAAGGTAGAAAACTTTTAGCTCTACAAATCGTTGCGGCCCAAAGGTCGCCACCATTTGTCATTCCCGCGGAAGCGGGAATCCACTGCCAGATTGTGGGCACTTGAGTTCTCACTTGATTTGGGACGTAGTGTAAATCGGTCCTAAATTTATGAGATGTAGGGAACGCATATATGCGTTCCTTACAAATGATAGTAAAACTTGCAATCGATCAATGTCGTCTATCATCAACTCGACCTTTTTCATTACGTTGGCTGCCTTATCTGTACACCCGAAGGAAGGTCGCCACCTCTTTGTCATTCCCGCGCAAGCGTGTCCTCGCGTAGGCGGGGACGGGAATCCAGTTTTTTGGTTATAGATCCCGATTAGCCCCGGGTTAAAGCGGAGTACGAGAATAACTGTGAAATAACCCTCTCCCCGCACAAGCATTCTTGTAGGGAACGCAGCTCCTTCGACGGAGTTTACACTGCGAGGCCGAAGTGCTCAGGACGGGTCTGCGTTCCTTGCACTAAAAAGAAACAGGAAAACCGAACTGCTATAGCATCAGATTTATCCACGGCCTATGGCTCAACCTTCGTCCCCAGTACTTTCAAAAACTTCGCCAGCCACTCTGGGTGTGCGGGCCAGGCCGGCGCTGTAACCAGGTTGCCGTCAACGTGCGCCTTATCTACCGGGATATTAACGTATTCTCCCCCTGCCCGTTTTACATCAGGACCAACTGCCGGATAGCAGGAGCAAGTTCTTCCCTCTACTACACCTGCTGCTACTAAGACCTGTGCCGCATGGCAAATCGCCGCAATGGGCTTATTGGCCTTGGCAAAGTGCCGAACGATATCGAGAACCTTTTCGTTCAGACGAATGTATTCCGGCGCACGCCCACCGGGGATTACCAGAGCGTCATAATCTTCGGGTTTTATCTCGTTGAATGTAGCATTGAGGGCGAAGTTATGTCCGGGTTTTTCGCTATAGGTCTGGTCGCCCTCAAAGTCATGAACGGCAGTCCTGACTTTGTCCCCGGCTTTCTTATCTGGACAAGCTGCGTGGACGGTATGCCCCACCATCAATAGCGCCTGAAAAGGCACCATCACTTCATAGTCTTCCACATAGTCGCCAACTAACATCAAAATTTTCTTTGCCGCCATGTTTGGGTACCTCCTTATTGTTGTTTTATGTTTTGGAAATAATGCTTAACGGTCTCGTAATCGCCGAGCCAAGAAATCTTGGTGAGGAACGAAGTGGAGCCCACTGGCATAGAATTATTTACTGGTACCCTTGTCGAGTTCCTGTTTTAACTCGCTCAGAATTTCTTCTTCTATCCGAATTCTCTCTTCAATGATTCTCTTTAGCCAGGTTTGGTAACCCTTGAATTTGTGAATCTTGGCTAAGTACTTGGCCTTTCTGACCATCTCCGGAGAAAGGCGGATTGAGGTTGCGCTGGCAGGCTTGACGAATATGGGATCTTCCCACTTGGTGAGATCATCGGCTTCCCTCGTGACTATCTCGTCAATCTTTTTTTCAGAGAGTTTTTTCTTCTTCATATCGGCCATCCCGTGATAATACTATCTTAGCTGAGGGTAGCACGATCAGCAGCGTCTGGAAAGGCACCATCACTTCATAGTCTTCCACGTAGTCACCGACTAACACTAATATTTTCTTTGGTGCCATGTTTGATTACATCCTTTGTTTTATTTTTTACGAATTGCGTATAACGTTACAACATAACCGATATTAGTTATAGGCAAGTGTCCCCAAAGACAAGGCTTAGCAGAAGTAGTTACGCTGTTCTATCTCCTTGTTATATAAATTTGCAATCTCTAATTCTTTTCAAACCTATCAAGTAGGTTCTTAATATCTTGAACTGATAAACAACAAAAAGAAATAAGCTTTTCAATCAAATCTAGCAACTCCTTCTGACTTAATACGGGAACTCCACCAGGACCGTGACCATGCTTTAGTTTCCCACCCGGTTTGGAACGAGCATCTTTGTAGTAGTTAAAATGTATTCCAGTTATATCTCCGTTTTCCTCATCAGATATTAAGTAAACGTAAGGAGAGTAGGTCTGGTATGGGGTTGTTATCCTAATGACTCCTTTAATCCATCGTTCAAAAACTTTATCTTTTTCCTGGAGATTACTTTTACGATAAATATAGGCATCAGAGATTCCACATTTAGAGCACTTTAATCTCCCTCTTGTGTCGGTATGGTTATCAATCAAATCAACAATATCGTTTGCCCAAGTTCTTTCTTGGCAATTTTGGTTTCTACATTTAATCCAAATATCTTTATCCTCTTTACAAATAGCTAATAGTTCATTCACATTTGTATTAGAGATATACTTCCAATTTAAAGGGAAGCCTGGAAGGCAGTGTAGGCATTGGAAATTTTCCACAACTTTCATCACACCTTTCCCACTTTCCTCTTACTCGCATTAAGCACAGTAATCCCGACAACTTTTCCTTTCTCATACCTGATTATCACATCATCATCCGTGATTTGGGAATCATCTGCGTGACTAGGTTTTTTAAAGTTAATGTATAAAACATCAACATCTTCGTCGTATGTGGTCCAAATTCTTGAATAGGGAATCTTGAGTAAGCCTGGTACGAGAGTCAATATTTCTTTTACTTCTGTTGCTCCCATATCTTTTGTCTCCTTTCAAGCTGTCTTTTCCGTCTCGTTAAAAAGGCGGTAATCACAAATCCATCTTCCCTGCTTATTTCCTTATATACTACCACAATGTACTTACCTTTTTCTATTTTTCTGACTGCTATATGCTCACCCATTTTACCCTCATAAATTGCCTCTGGTTCTTCCACCGTTTCAAGAACTTCAAAGTAATATCCGGCCATCTCTGAGTGTTCTTCCGTAATGTGGAACCATCTCTCTTTTGTTAACCTAATTAAAACCTTATTTTTTGACCTGACTGAATCCATGCTCACACATCTTTTTCAATGTCTTTCTGATAGGGGTAGTGTACTTGATTACCTTATTGGCTTTCAAGATAAATGTCAGATTGCCGCAATTCACCGCCTGTGCTGTCTTGAATATAGTGAATTCAAGAGAACTCTTACAAAATATCGAGACAGATTTCTTTGATAGGGAACTTAAAAACCTTATCAAAAGCGGTTCACTCTTCTGCTCCATTCCTTGTCATGTCATCCGAATAAAAGTACATATGGCCCTAGAGGAGTATGGTTTGAAGGTGGTGGTAAGCAGATAGACCGTGAAGGAGCTATTAAGTTAGCCACTATGTTACTATCTGTTGCTGTAATGGGGAGTGATAAACAGGTAATTGAAATCTTGGAAAGACAAAATGAGGATACGGAGTGACTATAAGTTAGCTAAAAATATACTTAATGACAAGATAGGCATAGCTCTCTTGAATTGCTTGATGGGAGAGCTATGCCCCGTATAATATGAAGAATATTTGGATGGTTCGGCTGTGGTGTTGTTATAAAAAATGGGTTCTTTAGGTGGTAAGGTTGAAGGTGAGACAGTGCTTTTTGTTTTTGAGTGTGATAATTGTCACATGCTGTGCGAGAGACGTACTTGGGGTGCTGGTTTATCTGAAATAATAAATCATCGGTCTTATCTATGTTGCTTGTGTGACCAATATTATGGATATGGTCTATGTAAATTGTGTAAATATAGAAGGGAACGCCCTAAAGAATAACATGACATGTCCTGAACTACAAAAGCGTTTACAGTAGGTCTTTCGGTTAGCGTTTTTTCTATTCTACTCCATCACCTCCCTGAGTTCAACGGGATTTTCAAAGACATACTGCTGATATAGGCTGAGTCCATCGGTGAAAGTTTCATAGGGAGTCCTTCCCCGACAGTACCTTCCCTGATTCGTACGCTCCTTGTTATAATAATCCATAAACGCACCAAGGTCACTCTGAATCTCCTCAAGAGTCCGGTAAAGCTTCTTTCGGAACGATACCTGGTAGAACTTATTCTCTATGGTCTGGTTGAGCCTCTCCACAGCTCCGTTGGTCTTCGTATGCTCTATGTCGTTGAGGTGAAGATACAACTCATACGGATGTGCTCTGCCCTACCACAGTACTCATGTTAGTGTCTCCTTTTTAGACCACTTTATTCTTTTTCATTGTGTCTACTTTTTTATTCTTTCTTTATTCTCACTTTATTCAACACTCAAAAAACTTTTTATTTTCAATAGGATCGAGAGTAATAAAGTCTTTATTCCTTTTTTTAATAGGAAGAATAAAGCGGTTAAACCGGGGGATCAATCGGGCATCCGTGCTTTTTGTCATCCCCGAACGTTCCCCGCTAAAGCTTGTATCCGAAAGTATTAATCGGATAACATGCGGGGACAAGCTTAATCCGGGATCCATCTTTTGAAAAACTGGATTCCCGCTTACGCGGGAATGACAGCATTTCGTAGCTTGTTCAAAGTCGTTAACCTATCGAGTGCATAATATAAGTTGCTTAGATTGCGTCTTACCCTTTCTAACAAATTCAAAACTGATCAGTCTTTCTTGCCGCTCAAGAATCACTTTGATAGCAAATTTCAGGCCTCTGAGTTATAATGATTATATTAATTTCACGGGTAAAGTACCAATACAAAAGAGAGAAACGTAAAATGGCGAAGCGTATATCAGCAATGGATTTAAGGAAACGCCTTGGGCAGATAATGAATGAGGTTTCGTTGCAAGACGACGAGTATGTTATCGAAAGGGATGGGAAGCCGATGGCTGCAATAGTTCCTATCTGGAAGCTTAAGCAGATCGAAGAAAGGAAAAAGGCTTTCTGGAATAAAGTTGAAGAGTTTCGTGAAGAAGGGAAAAAGGTAAGAAAGAACGAGATTGAATCAGCGATAGCTAAGGCTGTAAAAT
Encoded here:
- a CDS encoding DJ-1/PfpI family protein, which translates into the protein MAAKKILMLVGDYVEDYEVMVPFQALLMVGHTVHAACPDKKAGDKVRTAVHDFEGDQTYSEKPGHNFALNATFNEIKPEDYDALVIPGGRAPEYIRLNEKVLDIVRHFAKANKPIAAICHAAQVLVAAGVVEGRTCSCYPAVGPDVKRAGGEYVNIPVDKAHVDGNLVTAPAWPAHPEWLAKFLKVLGTKVEP
- a CDS encoding DUF2283 domain-containing protein; amino-acid sequence: MGATEVKEILTLVPGLLKIPYSRIWTTYDEDVDVLYINFKKPSHADDSQITDDDVIIRYEKGKVVGITVLNASKRKVGKV
- a CDS encoding type II toxin-antitoxin system prevent-host-death family antitoxin; protein product: MAKRISAMDLRKRLGQIMNEVSLQDDEYVIERDGKPMAAIVPIWKLKQIEERKKAFWNKVEEFREEGKKVRKNEIESAIAKAVKSVKSK